The following coding sequences lie in one Pseudomonas monsensis genomic window:
- a CDS encoding GNAT family N-acetyltransferase: MEDTPTLYTERLILRPLQLEDAEAVQRQFPHWEVVRYLNVAVPWPYPENGALSYLRDIALPAVAAGQEWHWSIRLQRAPQQLIGAISLMDQPDNHRGFWLAPAWQGQGLMTEASVAVTDYWFKTLNRPLMRVPKAAPNLGSRRLSERAGMRLIRTDEDDFVAGRLPREIWEITREQWLQQRTP, from the coding sequence ATGGAAGACACACCGACGCTGTACACCGAACGGCTGATCCTGCGCCCACTGCAACTGGAGGACGCCGAAGCCGTGCAACGCCAGTTCCCGCACTGGGAGGTCGTGCGCTATCTGAACGTTGCCGTTCCCTGGCCCTACCCGGAGAATGGTGCGCTCAGCTATCTGCGTGACATCGCCTTGCCAGCGGTGGCGGCGGGCCAGGAGTGGCACTGGTCGATTCGCCTCCAGCGCGCACCGCAACAGTTGATCGGCGCTATCAGCCTGATGGATCAACCAGACAATCATCGTGGCTTCTGGCTGGCGCCGGCGTGGCAAGGTCAGGGTTTGATGACTGAAGCCAGCGTGGCGGTAACCGATTACTGGTTCAAAACGCTCAATCGCCCGCTGATGCGCGTGCCGAAAGCCGCGCCGAACCTCGGCTCGCGCAGGCTGTCCGAGCGCGCCGGCATGCGCCTGATCCGAACCGATGAAGACGATTTTGTCGCCGGCCGCCTGCCTCGGGAAATCTGGGAAATCACCCGCGAGCAATGGCTGCAACAGCGCACCCCCTGA
- a CDS encoding carbon-nitrogen hydrolase family protein, whose product MPKSIVAALQIGALPGGKGETLEQILSWETAIIESGAALVVMPEALLGGYPKGEGFGTQLGYRLPEGREAYARYFANAINVPGAETEALAGLSARTGAHLVIGVIERAGSTLHCTALYFDPQAGLLAKHRKLMPTGTERLIWGKGDGSTLPVLDTQVGKLGAVVCWENMMPLLRTAMYAKGIEVWCAPTVDEREMWQVSMRHIAHEGRCFVVSACQVQASPQALGVEIANWPADRPLIAGGSVIVGPMGDVLAGPLRGEAGLLTAEIDTDELVRARYDYDVVGHYARPDVFELSVDERAKPGVRFTS is encoded by the coding sequence ATGCCCAAATCAATTGTTGCTGCCTTGCAGATCGGCGCCTTGCCCGGTGGTAAAGGCGAAACCCTGGAACAGATCCTGAGCTGGGAAACCGCGATTATCGAATCCGGCGCAGCCCTGGTGGTGATGCCCGAAGCGTTGCTCGGCGGTTATCCGAAAGGCGAAGGCTTCGGCACGCAACTGGGCTATCGCTTGCCGGAAGGCCGTGAGGCTTATGCGCGGTATTTCGCCAACGCGATCAATGTGCCGGGCGCCGAAACCGAGGCCTTGGCCGGTCTGTCGGCGCGCACCGGCGCCCATCTGGTCATTGGTGTTATCGAACGTGCGGGCAGTACGTTGCATTGCACGGCCCTGTATTTCGATCCGCAAGCCGGGCTGCTGGCCAAGCACCGCAAGCTGATGCCGACCGGCACTGAGCGCCTGATCTGGGGCAAGGGCGACGGCTCGACGTTGCCGGTGCTCGACACCCAGGTCGGCAAGCTCGGCGCGGTGGTGTGCTGGGAAAACATGATGCCGCTGCTACGCACGGCGATGTATGCCAAAGGCATCGAAGTGTGGTGCGCGCCGACGGTGGATGAGCGGGAGATGTGGCAGGTCAGCATGCGTCATATCGCCCATGAGGGCCGCTGTTTTGTGGTCAGCGCCTGTCAGGTGCAGGCGTCGCCGCAGGCTCTGGGGGTGGAGATTGCGAACTGGCCGGCGGATCGTCCGCTGATTGCCGGCGGCAGCGTGATCGTCGGGCCAATGGGCGATGTGTTGGCCGGGCCATTGCGTGGCGAGGCCGGGTTGTTGACCGCCGAAATCGACACCGATGAACTGGTTCGCGCCCGCTATGACTATGACGTGGTCGGCCATTACGCCCGACCGGATGTGTTCGAACTGTCCGTTGACGAGCGAGCGAAACCCGGCGTGCGCTTCACCTCATGA
- a CDS encoding LysR family transcriptional regulator, protein MSQMNIAAVDLNLLKVFEALHEESSASRAALRLGVTQSAVSAALRRLREVYGDQLFVRTGRGLAPTLKADQLKPVVSEALNKCRQSLAMIDPTTEHYEGRSVTIGLSDDFEIAYGRRLIEEIAHSAPKLRLIFRQTHSQIVARALMERHFDLAITAGGFAERLLSRQVLGEGGYACLVDPASLVPGQPQMDLEAFVAREHLLVSSGGFIGITDEGLAALGLSRRVCASTTHFAALPYLLTGSQAVATIPAHAARSIAALSGLSVLPCPLALPRYPIELGWRTNAQTDPVVVKVREAIVRCFARD, encoded by the coding sequence ATGAGCCAAATGAATATCGCTGCCGTCGACCTCAATCTGCTGAAAGTCTTCGAAGCCCTGCATGAAGAATCCAGTGCCAGCCGCGCGGCGCTGCGGCTGGGCGTCACCCAATCGGCCGTCAGCGCGGCATTGCGCCGCTTGCGTGAAGTCTATGGCGATCAATTGTTCGTGCGCACCGGGCGCGGACTGGCGCCGACGCTCAAGGCCGATCAGTTGAAACCGGTGGTCAGCGAAGCACTGAACAAGTGTCGGCAGAGCCTGGCCATGATCGACCCGACCACCGAGCACTACGAGGGCCGCTCAGTGACGATCGGCCTGTCAGATGATTTCGAAATTGCCTACGGCCGGCGCCTGATCGAGGAAATCGCCCACAGTGCGCCGAAACTGCGGCTGATTTTCCGTCAGACCCACAGTCAGATCGTCGCCCGGGCGCTGATGGAGCGCCATTTTGATCTGGCGATCACCGCTGGCGGCTTTGCCGAACGTCTGCTCAGCCGTCAGGTATTGGGTGAAGGCGGTTATGCCTGTCTGGTCGATCCTGCGAGTCTGGTGCCCGGCCAGCCGCAAATGGACCTGGAGGCGTTCGTCGCCCGCGAGCACCTGCTGGTGTCGTCCGGCGGCTTTATCGGCATTACCGATGAGGGCCTGGCCGCGCTGGGCCTGAGTCGACGCGTCTGTGCCTCGACCACGCATTTTGCCGCGCTGCCGTATCTGCTCACGGGCAGTCAGGCAGTGGCGACGATTCCGGCACATGCCGCCCGGAGCATCGCGGCGCTCAGTGGGCTGAGCGTGCTGCCCTGCCCACTGGCCTTGCCGCGTTATCCGATTGAACTGGGTTGGCGCACCAACGCCCAGACCGACCCGGTGGTGGTGAAAGTGCGTGAAGCGATTGTTCGCTGTTTCGCCCGCGATTAA
- a CDS encoding DUF883 family protein — translation MARKSAVQAAEDQIKDQAFSELQALIEESDKLLKSSASLIGEEAETLRGQIAVKLQQALDSVSSVRDRTKPAVDATENYIGGHPWQTVAISAGFGLVVGLLLGRR, via the coding sequence ATGGCCCGGAAATCCGCCGTGCAAGCTGCCGAAGACCAAATCAAGGATCAAGCCTTCAGCGAACTTCAGGCTCTGATCGAAGAGTCGGACAAACTGCTCAAAAGCAGCGCTTCACTGATCGGCGAGGAAGCGGAAACCCTGCGCGGACAAATCGCTGTGAAACTGCAGCAGGCGCTGGACTCGGTATCGAGCGTGCGCGATCGCACCAAACCGGCGGTCGATGCCACCGAGAACTACATCGGCGGCCATCCGTGGCAGACCGTGGCCATCTCGGCCGGTTTCGGTCTGGTAGTCGGCTTGTTGCTGGGCCGCCGTTAA
- a CDS encoding Ldh family oxidoreductase, which produces MSAPHDHVSSAASSSVSLDALTQLLETIFLRHGTSDEVARVLAANCASAERDGAHSHGVFRIPGYVSTLKSGWVNGHAVPQVEDVASGFVRVDAGNGFAQPALAAARSLLVEKARQAGIAVLAIRNSHHFAALWPDVEPFADEGLVALSVVNSMTCVVPHGADRPLFGTNPIAFAAPRAGAAPIVFDLATSAIAHGDVQIAARKGERLPAGMGVDSLGQPTQDPKAILEGGALLPFGGHKGSALSMMVELLAAALTGGNFSFEFDWSGHPGAKTPWTGQLLIVIDPSKAAGQSFAERSEELVRQMHGVGLKRLPGDRRHAQRARSLAEGILLDQQTLAQLRELAGQ; this is translated from the coding sequence ATGTCTGCGCCACACGATCATGTGTCCTCTGCTGCCTCGTCGTCGGTATCGCTCGACGCGCTGACGCAACTGCTTGAAACGATTTTCCTGCGCCACGGCACGTCTGACGAAGTGGCCCGGGTGCTGGCCGCCAACTGCGCCAGTGCCGAGCGCGATGGTGCCCATAGCCACGGTGTCTTCCGGATTCCCGGGTACGTCTCGACCCTGAAAAGCGGCTGGGTCAATGGCCATGCCGTGCCGCAGGTGGAAGACGTGGCTTCCGGGTTTGTCCGGGTCGACGCCGGCAACGGGTTCGCCCAGCCAGCACTGGCCGCCGCCCGGTCATTGCTGGTGGAGAAGGCGCGCCAGGCGGGGATCGCGGTGTTGGCGATTCGCAACTCCCATCACTTCGCCGCACTGTGGCCGGATGTCGAACCTTTTGCCGATGAAGGCCTGGTCGCGCTGAGTGTGGTCAACAGCATGACCTGCGTGGTGCCGCACGGCGCCGACCGCCCGCTGTTCGGCACTAACCCGATCGCCTTTGCCGCGCCGCGCGCCGGTGCCGCACCGATTGTCTTCGACCTTGCCACCAGCGCCATCGCCCATGGCGATGTGCAGATCGCCGCGCGCAAGGGCGAACGATTGCCGGCAGGCATGGGTGTGGACAGCCTCGGCCAGCCGACCCAGGACCCCAAAGCGATTCTTGAAGGCGGCGCGCTGTTGCCGTTTGGCGGGCACAAGGGCTCGGCGCTGTCGATGATGGTGGAACTGCTGGCAGCGGCGCTGACCGGCGGCAACTTTTCTTTCGAGTTTGACTGGTCCGGGCACCCCGGCGCGAAAACCCCGTGGACCGGGCAATTGCTGATCGTCATCGACCCGAGCAAGGCGGCCGGGCAGAGTTTTGCCGAGCGCAGCGAGGAGTTGGTGCGGCAGATGCACGGTGTCGGGCTCAAGCGTTTGCCCGGTGATCGTCGACACGCCCAGCGCGCCCGTTCACTGGCCGAAGGCATCCTGCTGGATCAGCAGACGCTGGCGCAGTTGCGCGAACTGGCAGGACAGTAA
- a CDS encoding dermonecrotic toxin domain-containing protein yields MLNPVAALLFPEALKYKGLRAELGKTHGLNDKDFDWLAHVTLVTQALRSQQSPPMLAQSVQIKAGTLPALTLAGVFILSATPDDCGAILYTPYGGIKKYDSLPALQTALRNHLESTDEDDDMFAFLALAQRRQVTAHSRLTLSYETIEGDIFAHQGAAIQAAQQLNAEAMLDELKQLPSLASLLEKILDGRLSPHFPNIEQTLSRVSFYSTVQADGSAPDKTGKHWHDSMSLSEAVLRLYHRDWPANRLHEFSNPGHDPASGDQATWEAALKEVAGKLVMWLFREMERYWDGPSADGSPRRVFFAKALTEQARADLMIKRESEILTASQFATLHQMISPASLPGGRPILENVRLWEYEPNYVELAGSLMISHANAFLYTPSMGLQVLQDYNDLKDTVHSKFLAPGHEDELFGLLSLEERKRFIGFGNPYVSGESLAGETFAVLFEAIITKQRKNIEFALQVFSLSDGTVDIHALFDKALDIRSMIHERLLELNTGERWSTRPALPGVQQASEVLAEKTRERVRTLANREALLAGAFRVQPSAVVTEQRRYLENLQPLLADGWVEGITGEAQLRVLSGSLRADIKAIVDTVFTTEHANRDNRGSLNGFRPDAWSLTLDSASGQTQLPLAHCVMLTERGGLDAAHSGHAVLWTPATGLEVFADVVDARRVLNQRLKDSVGRLALVENLAPKDRQFHQDYTLGALQLIKGDVSRHSMQSAIEYFLARCDQARQRLHGDSRLASVLTTLKKTVIDTNLLRTLQLGKAIDQQQSLPAWLGMASPQDQQRHLELLEQWRHSVTDHKDYLSDLPDLANYVDRRLKTLLDQRFPGNRLEPKQIRITPNLTLAGPPRPLSEFALNHINVAQSTGFKVASTTTQALPQGFDQNAVRRLLLSLDISTTYSQQVAKTLAPGSDSAEVRQQRFLRQLPWQLLQHAHGLKLQQRLSAKAFDYLCQVFDMPDGVARATVEGAHALVAPLSLAKTAGVTAVEVPGLYVIGPGNGDQGPLVLYSLYADEVFHEFEEPQGLIAALNKPGALQDLLLRRLPTEQQAVFQRLLQSSVGETSEMVHVGIPVQGNLLARLFTDNLALLQRFLGCQSLPAAQDDWEAAKNLFSKGIHLLSRLLPGKLSYVTFLWQAYKDFKDSAEALQNHHWKQALQAFIGGAVQMLSLSRESLQDAEDVPARVEAPAVEDATSPSAAQAPTWHHMRTTSPLRTELQSFETHAVALADLKHNRRTGVYEDSISGHSYATVGGKVYGVEQPGAVWQLVNGATPGPSLRMHGTHLVIAADRHTAHFGKVVSRLYEPYRLERERRAVLNIEAVGMKDIQAQHPRKAQAIQQAVDLARFYAFNSLHNLALLKNNAPSLRLEAFFRDFFGVQQVDTGLLKKIHNAIVPICNALVDPDDDLMNTDRFVVGSNTAYSSIIAFVLNNDQRKRVHFTEHFFNPALDRYNAVMTQPFDVDAHAQAATLIHEFAHQFCKAEDIASLESRRPFADLISTVTLLGLSMRHDLQSFQRRALSLATPRDELFSHWSRTRNTYVNLDQAPGGKDLSKIILDLTSSPTLDEARTAFLDQGSSDIRIDVILRNADSIAHLICEMGRQLDPPPAITP; encoded by the coding sequence ATGCTCAATCCCGTCGCTGCGCTGTTATTTCCCGAAGCCCTGAAATACAAGGGGCTGAGGGCAGAACTCGGCAAGACCCACGGCCTGAACGACAAAGATTTCGACTGGTTGGCCCATGTCACGCTGGTGACCCAGGCACTGCGCAGCCAACAGTCGCCACCGATGCTGGCCCAAAGCGTTCAGATCAAGGCAGGCACCCTGCCCGCCCTGACATTGGCCGGGGTGTTCATCCTCAGTGCAACGCCGGACGACTGCGGTGCCATCCTCTATACCCCGTACGGCGGCATCAAGAAATACGACAGCCTCCCGGCCCTGCAGACAGCGTTGCGCAACCATCTGGAAAGCACGGATGAAGATGACGACATGTTCGCGTTTCTGGCCTTGGCCCAGCGCCGGCAGGTGACCGCACACAGTCGCCTGACGCTGAGCTACGAAACCATCGAAGGCGATATTTTTGCTCATCAGGGCGCCGCGATTCAGGCGGCCCAGCAACTGAACGCCGAAGCCATGCTCGATGAGTTGAAACAACTGCCGTCTCTGGCCTCGTTGCTGGAGAAGATTCTCGATGGCCGGCTCAGCCCGCACTTCCCCAACATTGAGCAGACGCTGTCGCGCGTCAGCTTCTATAGCACTGTGCAGGCCGACGGCAGCGCCCCGGACAAGACCGGTAAACACTGGCACGACTCAATGAGTCTGAGTGAAGCGGTGCTGAGGCTGTATCACCGAGACTGGCCGGCGAACCGGTTGCACGAGTTCTCCAATCCGGGCCATGACCCTGCCAGCGGTGACCAGGCCACCTGGGAAGCCGCCCTCAAGGAAGTGGCGGGCAAACTGGTGATGTGGCTGTTTCGCGAAATGGAACGCTATTGGGATGGACCCTCCGCCGACGGTTCGCCGCGCCGCGTCTTTTTCGCCAAGGCCCTGACGGAACAGGCTCGGGCCGACCTGATGATCAAACGCGAAAGCGAAATCCTCACTGCCAGCCAGTTTGCCACCCTGCACCAGATGATCAGCCCGGCGAGCCTGCCGGGCGGCCGTCCGATCCTGGAAAACGTGCGTTTGTGGGAGTACGAACCCAATTACGTCGAACTGGCGGGCTCGCTGATGATCAGCCATGCCAACGCCTTTCTTTACACCCCGAGCATGGGCTTGCAGGTGCTCCAGGACTACAACGATCTGAAGGACACCGTGCACAGCAAGTTTCTCGCGCCCGGCCATGAAGACGAACTGTTCGGTCTGCTGAGCCTGGAAGAGCGCAAACGCTTCATTGGCTTCGGCAACCCGTATGTCAGCGGAGAAAGTCTCGCCGGCGAGACCTTCGCCGTGCTGTTCGAGGCGATCATTACCAAGCAACGCAAGAACATCGAATTCGCCTTACAGGTGTTCAGCCTCAGCGATGGCACCGTCGATATCCATGCACTGTTCGACAAGGCGCTGGATATTCGCTCGATGATCCATGAACGCTTGCTGGAACTGAACACCGGCGAACGCTGGTCCACCCGCCCGGCACTGCCCGGGGTTCAACAGGCGTCCGAGGTGCTGGCGGAAAAAACCCGCGAGCGGGTACGCACCCTTGCCAACCGCGAAGCCTTGCTCGCCGGCGCGTTCCGGGTTCAGCCCAGTGCCGTTGTGACCGAGCAGCGCCGGTACCTTGAAAATCTGCAACCACTGCTCGCCGACGGCTGGGTGGAAGGGATCACGGGGGAGGCGCAGTTGCGGGTGCTGAGTGGCTCGCTCAGGGCCGACATCAAGGCAATAGTCGATACGGTATTCACCACCGAGCACGCCAACCGCGATAACCGGGGCTCGCTCAACGGCTTCCGGCCAGATGCCTGGTCGCTGACCCTCGACAGTGCCTCAGGGCAGACGCAATTGCCGCTGGCACACTGCGTGATGCTGACCGAACGCGGCGGCCTCGATGCGGCACACTCGGGGCACGCCGTGCTGTGGACACCCGCGACGGGGCTTGAGGTTTTTGCCGACGTCGTCGATGCACGACGAGTGCTGAACCAGCGACTGAAAGACAGTGTGGGACGCCTTGCCCTCGTCGAAAATCTTGCTCCGAAAGATCGTCAGTTCCACCAGGACTACACCTTGGGTGCACTGCAACTGATCAAAGGCGATGTGTCCCGACATTCGATGCAATCGGCGATCGAGTATTTTCTTGCGCGCTGCGATCAGGCTCGCCAGCGCCTGCACGGCGACAGCCGCCTGGCATCGGTCCTGACGACGCTGAAAAAAACCGTGATCGACACCAACCTGTTGCGCACCCTTCAACTGGGCAAGGCCATTGACCAGCAGCAGTCGCTGCCTGCCTGGCTGGGCATGGCGTCGCCACAGGATCAACAACGGCATCTGGAGCTGCTCGAGCAATGGCGCCACAGTGTCACCGATCACAAGGATTACCTCAGTGACCTCCCCGACCTTGCCAACTACGTAGACCGACGCTTGAAGACGCTGCTCGATCAACGCTTTCCCGGTAACCGGCTCGAGCCGAAACAGATCAGGATCACTCCCAACCTCACCCTGGCAGGGCCCCCACGCCCGCTTAGCGAGTTTGCCCTGAACCATATCAACGTGGCTCAGAGCACCGGATTCAAGGTTGCCTCCACCACCACGCAGGCGTTACCCCAAGGCTTTGATCAAAACGCTGTGCGGCGCTTGCTGCTGTCGCTGGACATTTCCACCACCTACAGCCAACAGGTAGCGAAGACGCTCGCGCCCGGCAGTGACAGTGCCGAAGTGCGTCAACAGCGCTTCCTTCGGCAACTGCCCTGGCAATTGCTGCAACACGCCCACGGATTGAAACTGCAACAGCGATTGTCCGCCAAGGCATTCGACTACCTCTGTCAGGTGTTCGACATGCCCGACGGCGTTGCACGCGCGACGGTCGAGGGTGCGCATGCGCTTGTCGCACCGTTGTCGCTGGCCAAGACGGCCGGAGTGACGGCCGTGGAAGTTCCGGGCCTGTACGTGATTGGACCGGGTAACGGAGATCAAGGCCCGCTAGTGCTTTATTCACTGTATGCCGACGAGGTGTTCCATGAATTCGAGGAACCGCAGGGGCTGATCGCCGCCCTGAACAAACCGGGGGCCTTGCAGGACCTGCTGCTGCGCCGCTTGCCAACGGAGCAGCAGGCTGTGTTTCAACGGCTGCTGCAATCCAGCGTTGGCGAAACCAGTGAAATGGTCCACGTCGGGATCCCTGTTCAGGGCAACCTGCTGGCACGATTGTTCACTGACAACCTTGCGCTGTTGCAGCGCTTTCTCGGCTGTCAGTCCCTCCCTGCGGCGCAAGATGACTGGGAGGCTGCGAAGAATCTGTTCAGCAAGGGCATCCACCTGCTGTCCAGATTGTTGCCGGGCAAGTTGTCTTACGTGACGTTTCTCTGGCAAGCCTACAAAGACTTCAAGGATTCGGCCGAAGCCCTCCAGAACCACCACTGGAAACAGGCCTTGCAGGCGTTCATTGGCGGCGCCGTGCAGATGCTGAGTTTGAGTCGCGAGAGTCTGCAGGACGCCGAAGACGTGCCAGCCAGGGTCGAAGCGCCAGCCGTTGAAGACGCGACGTCGCCGTCCGCCGCGCAAGCACCGACATGGCATCACATGCGCACGACTTCCCCGCTGCGCACCGAGTTGCAGTCATTCGAAACCCACGCGGTGGCCCTCGCAGACCTCAAGCACAATCGCAGGACCGGGGTTTACGAAGACAGCATAAGCGGACACAGCTACGCCACCGTCGGAGGCAAAGTCTATGGTGTCGAACAACCCGGCGCCGTCTGGCAACTGGTCAACGGTGCCACGCCTGGCCCGTCGTTAAGAATGCACGGTACGCACCTGGTGATCGCTGCCGACCGCCATACCGCTCACTTCGGCAAAGTCGTCTCCAGACTGTACGAGCCCTACAGACTCGAGCGGGAACGTCGGGCGGTTCTGAACATCGAGGCCGTCGGAATGAAGGACATTCAGGCACAGCATCCACGAAAAGCTCAAGCTATCCAGCAGGCCGTCGACCTAGCGCGGTTCTACGCCTTCAACAGTTTGCACAATCTGGCGCTCTTGAAAAACAATGCCCCGAGTCTTCGACTGGAGGCGTTCTTCAGAGATTTTTTTGGTGTGCAGCAAGTGGATACCGGGCTGTTGAAAAAAATCCACAATGCAATCGTGCCCATTTGCAACGCACTGGTGGACCCGGATGACGACCTGATGAACACCGACCGCTTCGTCGTCGGTTCGAACACCGCCTACTCATCAATCATTGCATTCGTGCTCAATAACGATCAGCGCAAACGGGTGCACTTCACCGAACACTTCTTCAACCCGGCTCTGGATCGCTACAACGCGGTAATGACTCAGCCTTTCGATGTCGATGCTCACGCTCAGGCGGCGACATTGATTCACGAGTTCGCCCATCAGTTCTGCAAGGCTGAAGACATTGCCTCGCTGGAGTCGCGCCGACCGTTTGCCGATCTGATTTCGACCGTCACGCTGCTGGGACTGTCGATGCGACACGATCTGCAATCCTTCCAGCGTCGGGCGCTTTCATTGGCCACACCCAGGGACGAACTGTTTTCACACTGGAGCAGAACAAGAAACACCTATGTGAACCTGGATCAGGCCCCTGGTGGCAAAGACTTGAGCAAAATCATTCTCGATCTGACCTCGAGCCCGACGCTTGACGAGGCACGCACGGCGTTTCTTGATCAGGGCTCATCGGACATACGCATCGACGTGATTTTGCGCAATGCCGATTCGATCGCCCACCTGATTTGCGAAATGGGTCGCCAGCTCGATCCGCCGCCGGCGATCACGCCCTGA
- a CDS encoding PepSY domain-containing protein yields MIKNTFAAVIAAATLLTAGAAMADRPGAGWVTIEKAIEIVKTKAGYVEVYEIEADNDGYWKGEGRKADGAVYEFRIDGASGNVLRDQKD; encoded by the coding sequence ATGATCAAGAACACTTTCGCCGCAGTGATTGCTGCTGCCACGTTGCTTACTGCGGGTGCCGCGATGGCGGACAGACCGGGCGCAGGCTGGGTGACCATCGAAAAAGCCATTGAAATCGTCAAGACCAAGGCCGGTTATGTCGAGGTCTACGAGATCGAAGCCGACAACGACGGTTACTGGAAAGGCGAGGGGCGCAAGGCCGATGGGGCCGTCTACGAGTTCCGCATCGACGGTGCCTCGGGCAATGTGCTGCGGGATCAGAAGGATTGA
- a CDS encoding FecR family protein, giving the protein MTQDTLSETEYDAITDAAAQWCMRLHAADCTDQERRAFEQWRDAHPLHAFEYEAMLEIWEVAEHLPRPETAVDVAPRQPPRSWRQYAVVAGLCTLALPLAAYAGWNLGWVPDSYQHYAATDTVRQVTLSDGSQLELNLNTELTFSNYKDERRVTLKKGEAFFSVSHDTQHPFVVRAGEGRIRVTGTRFNVWMYQDQVRVNLIEGSVLVSSNTALPGDGLRLGPSMQARYKHGDYMPQISQTYPNDTALAWRSGKLVLDNLTLNEALPLINRYLNTPLMLADSNTGLIRVGGIYNIKELNNLAGSLPKVLPVYLTRNKEGNPVINPIPQQPPKN; this is encoded by the coding sequence ATGACCCAAGATACTCTCTCGGAAACCGAATACGATGCGATCACCGATGCCGCCGCGCAGTGGTGCATGCGTCTGCACGCGGCCGACTGCACGGACCAGGAGCGTCGCGCCTTCGAACAATGGCGTGATGCGCATCCCCTGCACGCGTTCGAGTACGAGGCGATGCTGGAAATCTGGGAAGTCGCCGAGCACCTGCCGCGCCCCGAGACTGCCGTGGATGTTGCGCCTCGCCAGCCGCCGCGGTCATGGCGGCAATACGCGGTCGTCGCCGGTCTCTGCACCCTGGCTCTGCCGCTGGCGGCTTATGCCGGCTGGAACCTGGGCTGGGTGCCCGACAGTTACCAGCATTACGCCGCTACCGACACGGTGCGCCAGGTCACCCTGAGCGATGGCAGCCAGCTCGAACTGAACCTGAACACCGAATTGACCTTCAGCAACTACAAGGACGAACGGCGCGTCACCCTGAAAAAAGGTGAAGCGTTTTTTTCCGTCAGTCATGACACGCAGCACCCGTTTGTCGTTCGTGCAGGCGAAGGCAGGATTCGGGTAACAGGCACGCGTTTCAATGTCTGGATGTATCAAGACCAGGTGCGGGTCAACCTGATCGAGGGCTCGGTGCTGGTGAGCAGCAATACCGCACTGCCAGGCGATGGCTTGCGCCTTGGGCCGTCGATGCAGGCACGTTACAAACACGGCGACTACATGCCACAGATCAGCCAGACCTACCCCAACGACACCGCACTGGCCTGGCGCAGCGGCAAACTGGTGCTGGACAACCTGACGCTCAATGAAGCCCTGCCGCTGATCAACCGCTACCTCAACACGCCTTTGATGCTGGCCGACAGCAACACCGGGCTGATTCGGGTGGGTGGCATTTACAACATCAAAGAGCTGAATAACCTGGCCGGCTCGCTGCCGAAAGTGCTGCCGGTCTATCTGACCCGCAACAAGGAAGGCAATCCGGTGATCAACCCGATCCCGCAGCAACCGCCAAAAAACTGA